CGTGCGAAATCGATGGGCCTGATCAATACCAAGGCACAGATTACCGCCGGTGCGGCTGATTGGCCCACCTTCTTCCAGGTACTGTTGATGGGCACGGCCATCGCCGGCGCGATCCTCTTCGCCTTCATCACCGCCTGGGTTTTCGGGCGCGAACACAGCGACCGCACCATCAAGGATCTGCTTGCCCTGCCCACGCGGCGCGAAGCCATCGTCGCCGCCAAGCTGATCTTGATCGCCCTCTGGTCTTTGTTGTTGACGCTGCTTATCTTCGGCCTGGGATCGGGCATCGGTACATTGGTTGACATTCCCGGCAGGTCTGCCGGATTGATCTGGGATTCTTTTGCTGCGCTGCTGGGCATCGCCGTTCTTACATTGATGATGATGCCTTTCGTGGCGCTTTTTGCCAGCGCCGGTCGCGGCTACTTGCTGCCCCTGGGTTGGGCGGTTATGACCCTGGCTGCGGCGCAGATCGCCGGTGTACTGGGCTGGGCGGAATGGTTTCCCTGGGCCGTGCCGGGGCTGCTGGTCAGCATGAACGGTGCGCCCGTCGAACCGATTCCGGTACACAGTTTGATCGTGGCGCTCCTGGCTTTCATCGTCGGCACGGCAGCGACGTTCGTCTGGTGGCGCAGCGCGGATCAGGCGGGTTAGGGTTTTACTTCCACTGGACAAGATGAACGAATATAAGTTTGTACAAAACATATTTATTGTACGGGACAATACTGCCGGATTTTTATTCATTCATCCTAATTACAATATAAGATGAGATTGGACTGAATTAAACAAACCCGAGATTTTTAAGAAGAGATCATTCGGAAGTAAAGCCCCCAGATCTCTCGGTGGAGTGGAGGGAAACGTGGGAGATACAGTTGTCATTCAGAAAGAAAATCCTGGTTGTCTGGTTCAGTTATTATGGTTTGTATTTATTGGCTGGTGGGTAGGGCAAATATGGATCGCACTTTCCTGGATATTGATCCTTTCAATCATAGGTATACCGCTCGCAATAATAATGCTCAATCGGCTTCCGAAAGTCATCGCATTGCGCGAACCGGACAAACAAGTATCCGTCGTAATGCGTGAAGGTGCGGCATCCGTGTCAACGACATCTCAGAAGCAAGTCAACATTTTGGTTAGGGCAATTTACTTCGTGTTGATCGGTTGGTGGCTGAGTGCAATCTGGATGGAGTTGGCGTATTTCGTGTGTCTCACACTAATTGGCTTACCAATTGGATTTTGGATGTTCGACCGAGTGCCCGCATTGGTTTCGCTGAGAAGGTAATGTGATTTCTACTGGGCGGAGTAATTCCCCTGGGCCGTATTGTGCTTGCCTGCCAGCATGAACGGGGTATCCGTCGAACCGTTTCCGACGCACAGTTTGATCGTGGTTCTGGTGGCTTTCATCATGAGCACGGTTGCGGCGTTAATCTGCCGGCGCAGCGCGGATCTGGCGGGATAGCCTTTTTTACCGGGACTGGTAGAATGGTGAGAGGTTTATATTCCTTTGAACCATGATTTTACACGTCAACCGATGTATAAAATGCTGGTAAAAGTCCGAGAACAACCCAACGATTTTTTCCGATTCAAACGAGGTTACTATGGGTGAAAAAGGTAAGCGGGATAAAGCAAAAAAAGAAACACAAAAAAAGCCCAAATTGACGATCAAAGAGAAAAGAAAAAGGAAAAGGGAGAAGGGGAAATAGCCGCTCGATGACGATAGCGATCACGTTCGCCTTTCATCCTTGACATCACCAGTAGCTTCATCTTCCACAGCGTAATCAACGGTTCCGATCTTCCAGCGCCGTTTCTAAAAATCTATATAATCGCCCTATGCAGGCGCGCGACGC
Above is a window of Anaerolineales bacterium DNA encoding:
- a CDS encoding YccF domain-containing protein, giving the protein MGDTVVIQKENPGCLVQLLWFVFIGWWVGQIWIALSWILILSIIGIPLAIIMLNRLPKVIALREPDKQVSVVMREGAASVSTTSQKQVNILVRAIYFVLIGWWLSAIWMELAYFVCLTLIGLPIGFWMFDRVPALVSLRR
- a CDS encoding ABC transporter permease; amino-acid sequence: MNGFIPALWAEALKARRSKVLPLTAAAACILPIVDGMFMFILKDPERAKSMGLINTKAQITAGAADWPTFFQVLLMGTAIAGAILFAFITAWVFGREHSDRTIKDLLALPTRREAIVAAKLILIALWSLLLTLLIFGLGSGIGTLVDIPGRSAGLIWDSFAALLGIAVLTLMMMPFVALFASAGRGYLLPLGWAVMTLAAAQIAGVLGWAEWFPWAVPGLLVSMNGAPVEPIPVHSLIVALLAFIVGTAATFVWWRSADQAG